A genome region from Gigantopelta aegis isolate Gae_Host chromosome 3, Gae_host_genome, whole genome shotgun sequence includes the following:
- the LOC121368437 gene encoding RIB43A-like with coiled-coils protein 2 produces the protein MYKLDLPVDYKEASAIERRRKMEEDRKGRIFNAKIRTIGVDTQALTQQARDKAQQEEYEQKRHEAFAADALRNDRISLLLEKRQQQDMYELNKAENEFRALHQQACSRREWDLYDPDYLKKDKPARVHDDDPRCGISSIQKFDGEDLNSKARKKFQAEQSREWHAQQKRERDLAEQYQKEADRLYELKMRELDARAMELEDAERQCRRAIDMATKDYNAAQDRERKEKEALAKQQELDDNSTEIANHIFGDVLTENPAVAQSAFGAHRVIPDRWKGMSPHQLEEIRKQQEIQRKEKQRLQQEEEIRNREWERQAINNARAALLLERESARKKRELQQQLADENRRLGQEQTDHKNYLYKEVYTNPPTAAYFMQFNTTTR, from the exons ATGTATAAACTAGATTTGCCTGTCGATTACAAAGAGGCGTCTGCCATTGAAAGACGTCGAAAAATGGAAGAAGACAGAAAGGGTAGAATATTTAATGCGAAAATCAGAACGATTGGT GTTGACACTCAAGCTTTGACACAACAGGCACGTGACAAAGCCCAACAAGAAGAATATGAACAGAAACGACACGAGGCCTTTG cTGCCGATGCTTTGAGAAATGATCGAATATCTCTGTTGCTGGAGAAGCGTCAACAGCAGGACATGTACGAACTGAACAAGGCAGAGAATGAATTCCGAGCACTCCACCAGCAGGCCTGCAGCCGACGTGAGTGGGATCTGTACGATCCCGACTACCTCAAGAAGGACAAACCCGCTCGCGTCCACGACGACGATCCCAGGTGCGGCATCTCAAGCATTCAGAAGTTTGACGGTGAAGACCTGAACAGCAAGGCGAGGAAAAAGTTCCAGGCCGAGCAGTCCAGGGAGTGGCATGCTCAGCAGAAGCGTGAGCGCGATCTCGCGGAGCAGTACCAGAAAGAGGCCGACAGGCTGTATGAACTGAAGATGCGTGAGCTGGACGCACGGGCCATGGAGCTGGAGGATGCAGAAAGACAGTGCAGGAGAGCAATAGATATGGCCACGAAAGATTACAATGCTGCACAG GACCGTGAGAGGAAAGAGAAGGAAGCCCTGGCAAAACAACAGGAGCTGGATGACAACAGCACAGAAATTGCCAATCATATATTTGGTGACGTTCTAACAGAAAACCCCGCTGTGGCGCAGAGTGCATTTGGTGCTCACCGGGTCATACCGGACCGCTGGAAAGGCATGAGTCCCCATCAGCTGGAGGAAATTCGCAAACAGCAAGAGATTCAGAGGAAAGAGAAACAG AGGTTACAACAAGAGGAGGAGATCAGAAACCGAGAGTGGGAGAGACAGGCGATCAACAACGCACGCGCCGCTCTGCTTCTCGAGCGAGAGAGCGCGCGGAAGAAGAGAGAGCTACAGCAGCAGTTGGCGGACGAGAACCGGCGACTGGGCCAGGAACAGACCGACCACAAGAACTACTTGTACAAGGAAGTGTACACCAACCCTCCGACCGCCGCATACTTCATGCAGTTCAACACCACCACGCGATAG
- the LOC121391788 gene encoding autocrine proliferation repressor protein A-like: protein MGGSRRDFRLAVADPNNPDGFRPQPVIWKADAVKKKSDTEYTVYQGNPVVGWKAFFIEMTFKGPDDSEFEFTTETQIIPDTFAVPDCHGIECRGTLV, encoded by the exons ATGGGAGGCAGCAG ACGGGACTTCCGTTTGGCGGTTGCAGATCCAAACAACCCAGATGGATTTCGCCCACAGCCAGTCATATGGAAAGCTGATGCCGTGAAGAAGAag AGTGACACAGAATACACCGTATATCAGGGTAATCCAGTAGTTGGCTGGAAAGCTTTCTTCATAGAG ATGACATTTAAAGGTCCAGACGACAGTGAATTTGAGTTTACCACAGAAACCCAGATAATTCCAGACACGTTTGCTGTCCCCGACTGTCATGGTATCGAATGTCGTGGAACACTGGTATGA